AAACTTATGATTGGGTCTTGATTGTCTACCTGATGAAATCTATCGCGCTGCCATTTCTTCTCTACAATCGGGCTCTACGTCAACTCCTGATGGGCGTGGCTAGCTTGATGATCATTCTCACCATTCCACTAGGCTGTATCCTGTCATGGTTGCTACTGAACGAACCGCTCACCCCTCCCCTGCTATTGGGTGGTTCGCTGGTTGTTCTTGGAGCACTGATTCCCCAGATTAGAGGGTTCCGTTCAAGAAGGCTTGCTATATAATCCGCGGTTCACACTTGGTCAAAGCATTCTTGTTCCAAGATCGTATTTCCGCGAGTCCTGAATTTTTGGGACGTTGAT
This genomic window from SAR324 cluster bacterium contains:
- a CDS encoding EamA family transporter — its product is MIVYLMKSIALPFLLYNRALRQLLMGVASLMIILTIPLGCILSWLLLNEPLTPPLLLGGSLVVLGALIPQIRGFRSRRLAI